Proteins co-encoded in one Sulfurimonas sp. HSL1-2 genomic window:
- a CDS encoding molybdenum cofactor biosynthesis protein MoaE, with the protein MLKLYDGALDVPALLTRWYEEEAQSNYGAYIPFVGTVRDENGIEGLSFDIYEPILNSWFDAWQEKAAERGAVLKMAHSRGDVLLHESSYIAAVFSPKRRVALEMIEEFVEDFKASAPIWKYDLVNGERIYADDRSTAIKGSGLLAGGDA; encoded by the coding sequence GTGCTGAAGCTCTATGACGGGGCACTCGACGTGCCCGCACTGCTGACACGCTGGTATGAAGAGGAGGCGCAGAGCAACTACGGCGCCTACATCCCCTTCGTCGGGACCGTCCGCGACGAGAACGGCATCGAAGGGCTGAGCTTCGACATCTACGAACCGATCCTAAACAGCTGGTTCGACGCCTGGCAGGAGAAAGCCGCCGAGCGGGGTGCCGTACTGAAGATGGCCCACAGCCGGGGCGACGTCCTGCTGCACGAGTCCTCCTATATCGCTGCCGTCTTCTCCCCGAAACGCCGCGTCGCGCTGGAGATGATCGAGGAGTTCGTCGAGGATTTCAAAGCCAGCGCTCCCATCTGGAAATATGACCTCGTAAACGGTGAACGCATCTATGCCGACGACCGCTCCACGGCCATCAAAGGCAGCGGGCTGTTGGCCGGGGGTGA
- a CDS encoding MoaD/ThiS family protein, with protein MVRIEFLGPISKPAIEMEAATLADVAKALREDAELAPWLENSAVAVNDTLVSGLETPLKSGDKVSLLPPVCGG; from the coding sequence ATGGTTCGTATCGAATTCCTGGGGCCGATCAGCAAACCGGCCATCGAGATGGAAGCCGCCACCCTGGCCGACGTCGCCAAGGCCCTGCGCGAGGACGCGGAACTCGCCCCCTGGCTGGAGAACAGCGCCGTCGCCGTCAACGACACCCTCGTCTCCGGCCTCGAGACCCCGCTGAAATCCGGGGACAAAGTCTCCCTGCTTCCGCCGGTCTGCGGAGGCTGA